Proteins encoded by one window of uncultured Bacteroides sp.:
- a CDS encoding alpha/beta hydrolase fold domain-containing protein codes for MMKNRLFICMSILFLFSGITLFGQEKQPRFTVMGLGDSITEGGSTFSSYLYPLWEKLFSAGYEFDFVGPRESACRIGKLAHCGFGGKNVEFLESITDSIYRKYPSDFVLIHAGHNHFEEEKPITGMIKAYQSIIRKLIAINPKVCILLAKVIPSGKLPKYSYIPELNRAIEVLVDSMQSKQIILVDQYETFDWQKMAIQDYVHPNELGREQMASVWFESLRHQLKEPPLKFKVELCSYKAISIGDSLKAHIFRPKKDGVHAAILYFFAGGWTVGSPLQFYRECSHYAARGMVAISFDYRISYLYHNTREDAFQDAKDAVRWVREHAKKLGIDPNRIVVAGASAGGGLATMLGCIGKDSAEKISRPNSLVLYYPVVSYLTKMLHPDMPPMLYIIGSKDEFTPRNKALEFCEKVRSYGNICEFHLFENCHHPIFYYRKPLTNYYDDILSITDKYLKINKYF; via the coding sequence ATGATGAAGAATAGACTATTTATCTGTATGTCAATCTTGTTCCTCTTTTCCGGTATAACCCTGTTTGGACAAGAGAAACAGCCTCGTTTTACAGTGATGGGGTTAGGCGATTCTATCACCGAGGGTGGTAGTACCTTCTCTTCCTACCTTTATCCATTATGGGAAAAATTGTTTTCTGCCGGTTATGAATTTGATTTTGTTGGACCAAGAGAGTCTGCATGTCGTATCGGGAAATTAGCTCATTGCGGATTTGGTGGCAAAAATGTTGAATTTCTTGAATCCATTACAGACAGCATCTATCGTAAGTATCCTTCAGATTTTGTATTGATTCATGCTGGGCATAACCATTTTGAAGAGGAGAAGCCTATCACCGGAATGATAAAAGCATATCAATCCATCATTCGTAAACTTATTGCCATCAATCCAAAAGTTTGCATATTACTGGCAAAGGTTATACCCAGTGGAAAACTCCCCAAATACTCCTATATACCGGAGCTAAATCGAGCGATCGAGGTGCTAGTGGATTCGATGCAGTCAAAACAAATTATTCTGGTTGACCAGTATGAGACTTTTGATTGGCAGAAGATGGCCATACAAGACTACGTACATCCCAACGAGTTGGGACGTGAACAGATGGCTTCCGTTTGGTTTGAATCTTTGCGCCATCAGTTAAAAGAGCCGCCTCTGAAATTTAAGGTTGAGCTTTGTTCTTATAAAGCAATCTCAATAGGAGATAGTCTCAAAGCTCATATCTTTCGTCCCAAGAAGGATGGGGTACATGCTGCAATTCTCTATTTTTTTGCTGGAGGTTGGACAGTTGGCAGTCCTTTGCAGTTCTATAGAGAATGTTCACACTATGCCGCTCGAGGAATGGTTGCCATTTCTTTTGATTATCGCATTTCCTATCTTTACCATAATACAAGAGAAGATGCCTTTCAAGATGCAAAGGATGCTGTTCGTTGGGTGAGGGAACATGCTAAAAAGCTAGGAATAGACCCTAATCGAATTGTAGTGGCCGGTGCATCAGCGGGTGGTGGATTGGCAACCATGCTTGGCTGTATAGGCAAAGACAGTGCTGAAAAAATATCGCGCCCCAACTCGCTTGTTCTTTATTATCCGGTCGTTTCCTATCTGACAAAGATGCTTCATCCAGACATGCCACCTATGTTATATATAATAGGTTCTAAGGATGAATTTACTCCGAGGAATAAAGCCCTCGAATTTTGTGAGAAAGTAAGAAGCTACGGAAATATCTGTGAATTTCATCTTTTTGAAAATTGTCATCATCCTATTTTCTATTATCGTAAACCCCTGACTAATTATTATGATGATATTCTATCAATCACAGATAAGTATCTTAAAATAAATAAATATTTTTAG
- a CDS encoding transposase, whose amino-acid sequence MHYGLDEKQLEAQYKNHLSNFKSWNQQEHAHDWVLFPENIGSQISIDETSLSQGELYTIVTNKSGKGRKGSLIAMVKGTDVETVCAVLMRLSRRIRWKVREVTLDMASNMEKIIHRCFPPARQVTDRFHVQKLAYEAVQEMRIKHRWNAIDNESNALALAKAKGESFRQVIFENGDTCKQLLARSRYLLFKKESLWGPSQRTRAAILFREYPDIKKAYYLSQQLGLIYHQCYQKEVALTRLARWYDQVDNSGFLSFGTVARSIQTHYANIINYFENRATNASAESFNAKIKAFRTALRGVRDIKFFIFRICNIFA is encoded by the coding sequence ATCCATTATGGCCTTGATGAGAAACAATTAGAGGCTCAGTACAAGAATCATCTTAGCAATTTTAAGTCTTGGAATCAACAAGAACATGCTCATGACTGGGTATTGTTTCCTGAGAATATTGGTTCTCAAATTAGTATTGATGAGACATCGCTCTCACAAGGAGAGCTTTACACTATTGTAACCAATAAATCCGGCAAGGGGCGTAAGGGTAGTCTGATAGCTATGGTTAAGGGAACTGATGTTGAAACTGTTTGTGCTGTACTTATGCGTCTATCCCGACGTATTCGCTGGAAAGTTCGGGAAGTTACATTGGATATGGCTTCTAATATGGAGAAAATAATACATCGTTGCTTTCCCCCTGCCAGGCAAGTGACAGACCGTTTTCATGTTCAAAAGCTGGCTTATGAAGCAGTACAGGAGATGCGAATAAAACATCGTTGGAATGCTATAGATAATGAATCCAATGCACTGGCCTTAGCTAAAGCAAAGGGAGAATCTTTCAGACAAGTAATTTTCGAAAATGGAGATACTTGTAAGCAGTTGCTGGCAAGAAGTCGTTATTTACTCTTTAAAAAAGAATCTTTGTGGGGACCTTCACAAAGAACCAGGGCTGCTATTTTGTTTAGGGAATATCCAGATATAAAGAAAGCCTACTACCTCTCACAACAATTAGGGCTTATCTATCATCAGTGTTATCAGAAAGAGGTGGCGTTAACAAGGTTGGCAAGGTGGTATGACCAAGTAGATAATTCCGGCTTCTTATCTTTTGGGACTGTAGCAAGGTCTATTCAAACACACTATGCTAATATTATAAACTATTTTGAGAATCGAGCTACGAATGCTTCGGCTGAATCATTCAATGCAAAGATTAAAGCTTTTAGAACCGCACTAAGAGGTGTAAGAGATATAAAATTCTTTATATTTAGAATATGCAATATTTTTGCTTAA
- a CDS encoding DUF5686 family protein, protein MKDRHLLVDSILSNIMFYSSKYEKIIESYDADLYVKRSMQIKKKNFLLHFAPFTLRSDKKVKNSITESINELHFSAPNIYNQKVKALSGNSLRLHEPSNIILPFFHINIYSSSLLYNKVVSPLASNARKYYKYRIIKSSFLPNGSVEYTIMIIPKNNSYQLVSGTMTVSDLAWKVSELNLQGKSEYMSYNVRIWMGENGNEEYLPVRFATNLYIKLLGNVIDINYTANLKYKDIRLADLGQLKTKKHHYDISESFSLSCEKDSCITDSASFSRIRPLPLNDAEKLLYRDYATYRDSFYVEKKKPRDLTFWGQMGDFLLSSYTVNMSSLGSVRCSPIINPFLMGYSHNDGLSYRQEFKYNRLFADDRLLHVVPKVGYNFKRNELYWSINSDYDYWPAKRASIHLSFGNGNRIYSSKVVDKIKEIPDSLFNFNDVHLDYFKDLFIDLNHSVEVANGLFIRAGVTIHQRDAVEPLKIVPLRSMSMPQTEDLLDGLKSRYISFAPRLQLEWTPGQFYYMKGKRKINLYSNYPTFSLDYERGFKGVMKSTGQYERIEFDMQHHIKLGLLRDIYYRVGTGAFTNAHELYFVDYVNWSKNNLPVGWNDDIGGVFQLLDGRWYNSSNSYARAHFTYQSPFLLLRHLNKYTCPVINERIYFSALSVPHLNPYLEFGYGIGTHVFDAGIFVSYAKTSFREVGFKFTFELFNR, encoded by the coding sequence ATGAAAGACCGTCATTTACTGGTGGATTCCATTCTCAGTAATATTATGTTTTACTCATCCAAATATGAAAAGATAATCGAAAGCTACGATGCTGACCTGTATGTAAAGAGAAGTATGCAGATAAAAAAGAAAAATTTTCTGCTCCATTTTGCTCCCTTTACATTAAGAAGTGATAAAAAAGTTAAGAACAGTATTACTGAATCAATAAATGAACTTCATTTTTCTGCCCCAAATATCTATAATCAGAAAGTAAAAGCGCTTAGTGGAAATAGTCTTCGTCTTCATGAACCTTCTAATATCATATTGCCTTTCTTTCACATAAACATCTATTCTTCATCTTTATTGTATAATAAAGTTGTTTCGCCTTTAGCTTCTAACGCCAGAAAATATTATAAATATAGAATAATAAAGTCTTCTTTCTTACCTAACGGAAGTGTAGAATATACGATTATGATTATACCTAAAAATAACAGTTATCAACTAGTAAGCGGAACTATGACTGTTAGTGATTTAGCATGGAAAGTGAGTGAACTTAACCTGCAAGGGAAATCTGAATATATGAGCTATAATGTAAGGATATGGATGGGAGAGAATGGTAATGAAGAATACCTTCCGGTAAGGTTTGCAACCAATCTTTATATCAAACTGCTAGGAAATGTTATAGATATAAACTACACAGCAAATCTGAAATATAAGGATATTCGGTTGGCGGATTTGGGACAACTTAAAACAAAAAAGCATCATTATGATATTTCGGAGTCTTTTTCTCTTAGTTGTGAAAAGGATTCTTGCATTACTGACAGCGCAAGCTTCTCACGAATAAGACCCTTGCCATTAAATGATGCGGAAAAATTATTATACCGTGATTATGCTACTTATCGTGACTCTTTTTATGTTGAAAAGAAAAAGCCTCGTGACCTTACTTTCTGGGGACAGATGGGAGACTTTTTACTGAGCAGTTACACTGTTAATATGTCTTCCCTGGGAAGTGTGAGATGCTCGCCAATTATTAATCCTTTTTTGATGGGGTATAGTCATAACGATGGACTTTCTTACCGGCAAGAATTTAAGTATAACAGGCTTTTTGCAGATGACCGTTTGCTACATGTGGTTCCTAAAGTTGGTTATAACTTTAAACGTAACGAATTATACTGGAGTATTAATTCTGATTATGATTACTGGCCTGCAAAACGAGCATCCATTCATTTAAGTTTTGGTAATGGCAACCGCATATATAGTAGTAAAGTGGTTGACAAAATTAAAGAGATTCCCGATAGCTTATTTAATTTTAATGATGTACACCTCGACTATTTTAAAGATTTATTTATAGACTTGAATCATAGTGTGGAAGTTGCAAACGGATTATTTATCAGAGCAGGTGTCACAATACACCAAAGAGACGCTGTGGAACCATTAAAAATAGTTCCTCTTCGTAGTATGTCTATGCCACAAACGGAGGACTTACTTGATGGGCTTAAATCCAGGTATATTAGTTTTGCACCCCGTTTGCAATTAGAATGGACTCCGGGGCAATTCTATTATATGAAAGGAAAACGGAAAATTAATCTGTATTCTAATTATCCAACTTTCTCCTTAGATTACGAACGAGGATTTAAAGGGGTGATGAAAAGTACCGGGCAATATGAAAGAATTGAGTTTGATATGCAACACCATATTAAGCTTGGTTTATTGCGTGATATATATTACAGAGTTGGTACTGGTGCTTTTACAAATGCACATGAACTCTATTTTGTAGATTATGTTAATTGGTCGAAGAATAACCTTCCGGTAGGATGGAATGATGATATTGGCGGTGTTTTTCAGCTGCTTGATGGACGGTGGTATAACTCTTCAAATAGTTATGCCCGCGCGCATTTTACCTACCAGTCACCTTTTCTGTTGCTACGTCATTTAAACAAATACACCTGTCCTGTTATCAATGAACGTATTTATTTCAGTGCTCTAAGTGTTCCCCATCTTAACCCTTATTTGGAATTTGGCTATGGAATAGGCACACATGTTTTTGATGCGGGAATCTTTGTGAGTTATGCTAAAACTAGTTTTAGAGAGGTAGGATTCAAATTTACCTTCGAATTATTTAACCGTTGA
- a CDS encoding FecR domain-containing protein, with translation MDKNIKDYKYGESVEDAKLKSFIDNSTQINVDISSIKHKAFRKIREEERRRKHRRLLVLSISVAACLVLVIGIKLGYMDENINDIGISLTSQVKSQNGIYQEELVVPRGEKMTLLLTDGTKIVANSRTIVRYPKVFKGSTREIYIKGEAYFDVAHDAEHPFIVNSDNFNVKVLGTKFNVSNYDAAESHVVLVQGAVELNTANHDRVRMKPNELVDVKDGGFTQKKEVNTDEYTCWMDGMINLDGECIRSLAKRLSHYYGVTIECENDISSNKLYGKLVLEDSVTKVLSTIREMTGIKMLVNGNTIRLVRK, from the coding sequence ATGGATAAGAATATAAAAGATTATAAATATGGAGAATCGGTGGAGGATGCCAAGTTGAAATCCTTCATTGATAATAGCACCCAAATAAATGTGGATATATCATCAATAAAGCATAAGGCATTTCGAAAGATTCGTGAGGAAGAGAGACGTCGTAAACATCGTCGTTTGTTAGTCCTTTCTATTTCCGTAGCAGCCTGCCTGGTGCTCGTAATAGGCATAAAATTGGGTTATATGGATGAGAATATCAATGATATCGGAATCAGTCTGACCTCTCAAGTCAAGTCTCAGAACGGTATCTATCAGGAAGAACTGGTAGTGCCTAGAGGTGAAAAGATGACCCTTCTGTTGACTGATGGAACCAAGATTGTAGCCAATTCCCGCACTATAGTAAGATATCCCAAAGTTTTCAAGGGTTCCACTCGCGAAATATATATAAAGGGAGAAGCCTATTTTGATGTTGCGCATGACGCCGAACATCCTTTTATCGTGAATTCAGATAACTTCAACGTAAAAGTACTTGGAACGAAATTCAATGTATCTAATTACGATGCAGCCGAGTCACATGTAGTCTTGGTACAGGGAGCCGTAGAGTTGAATACAGCCAATCACGATCGTGTACGGATGAAACCTAATGAGTTGGTAGATGTGAAGGATGGAGGTTTTACGCAGAAGAAAGAAGTTAACACCGATGAGTATACCTGTTGGATGGACGGAATGATAAATTTGGATGGTGAGTGTATTCGGTCTCTCGCCAAGAGACTCAGTCATTATTATGGTGTTACCATTGAGTGTGAAAATGACATTTCATCCAATAAACTTTATGGGAAGCTGGTATTGGAGGATTCAGTTACGAAAGTGCTGTCTACTATTCGGGAAATGACCGGAATAAAAATGCTTGTAAATGGTAACACCATTCGTTTAGTTCGAAAATAA
- a CDS encoding RNA polymerase sigma-70 factor has product MEDQERELLLISKGNELAFNSFMNRHSKSMYYHAFGILSNNEMSEEVVSDVFLEVWKSRKTLIEIENITSWLNTVVYRKSISYLRKEMKRNKDMSFDELENFSFPIMESPMDDLISNEEMEGLNTAIESLPPKCKHVFFLAKIEKIPYAEIANMLQISLATVNYHISFAMNVLKKKLVQG; this is encoded by the coding sequence ATGGAAGACCAAGAAAGGGAGCTTTTGTTGATATCAAAAGGTAATGAACTTGCATTTAACAGTTTCATGAACCGTCATTCAAAGAGTATGTACTACCATGCTTTTGGCATCCTTAGCAATAATGAGATGTCAGAAGAAGTGGTCAGTGACGTATTTCTTGAAGTCTGGAAGTCACGCAAGACCCTTATAGAAATAGAAAATATTACCAGTTGGTTGAATACTGTAGTTTATCGGAAGTCGATTTCTTATTTGCGCAAAGAGATGAAACGCAATAAAGATATGTCTTTTGATGAGTTGGAGAATTTTTCATTCCCGATTATGGAGAGTCCCATGGATGATTTGATTTCAAACGAAGAGATGGAAGGTTTGAATACAGCCATTGAGAGTTTACCGCCCAAATGCAAACATGTCTTTTTCCTGGCAAAAATTGAGAAGATACCCTATGCCGAGATTGCCAATATGTTGCAGATTTCACTGGCGACAGTAAACTACCATATAAGTTTCGCCATGAATGTTTTGAAAAAAAAATTAGTACAAGGTTAA
- a CDS encoding transposase, whose amino-acid sequence MSYDDLLRFILPDGLFDYFELVDFKPGDEKVHIHFDEQNILPEEYSTDKLESKGFYEEIKMYDFPIRGRSCILHIRRRRWYNHTQEKLVTRNWELVAQGTRISEEFASFLKAMDRLSRH is encoded by the coding sequence ATGAGTTACGATGATTTACTCCGCTTTATCCTTCCTGATGGTCTGTTTGATTACTTTGAGTTGGTTGACTTTAAACCAGGTGATGAAAAAGTCCATATCCACTTTGATGAACAGAATATTCTTCCAGAAGAATATTCCACTGATAAGTTAGAAAGCAAAGGTTTTTATGAAGAGATAAAGATGTATGATTTTCCGATTCGTGGTCGTAGCTGCATTCTTCATATTCGTCGTCGTCGCTGGTATAATCATACCCAGGAAAAGTTAGTAACCCGCAATTGGGAATTAGTTGCTCAAGGTACGCGAATCAGTGAAGAATTCGCGTCTTTTTTAAAAGCTATGGATCGACTCTCACGCCATTAG
- a CDS encoding Crp/Fnr family transcriptional regulator — MIKKKLSEIVISEHIADMWYPLTDEQREFLMSNFTIQSYKKNEVIYCEGESPAYLMCLLSGKVKIYKDGVGGRSQIIRMIKPVEYFGYRAYFAKEEYLTAAAAFESSTICLIPMETIMTLISQNNELAMFFIRQLSIDLGIADERTVNLTQKHIRGRLAESLLFLKDSYGLEEDNSTLSIYLSREDLANLSNMTTSNAIRTLSNFSNERLITIDGRKIKIIDEEKLKKISKIG, encoded by the coding sequence ATGATTAAGAAAAAATTGTCAGAAATAGTAATTTCAGAACACATTGCTGATATGTGGTATCCTTTGACTGATGAACAAAGGGAATTCTTAATGAGTAATTTTACTATTCAAAGTTACAAAAAGAATGAGGTAATCTACTGCGAAGGAGAGAGCCCAGCTTACCTCATGTGCCTTCTTAGCGGAAAAGTAAAGATATACAAAGATGGTGTAGGAGGAAGAAGCCAGATTATCAGAATGATTAAACCGGTAGAATATTTTGGATACCGCGCTTATTTTGCCAAAGAAGAATATCTCACAGCAGCGGCAGCCTTCGAATCTTCCACAATCTGTCTTATTCCAATGGAAACCATTATGACTCTTATTAGTCAGAATAATGAACTGGCGATGTTCTTTATCCGTCAGCTATCCATTGATCTTGGTATTGCAGATGAAAGAACCGTGAACCTTACTCAAAAACATATCCGTGGACGTCTTGCCGAATCTTTGCTTTTTCTGAAAGATAGCTATGGGCTGGAAGAAGATAATTCCACGCTGAGTATTTATCTATCACGTGAAGACCTGGCCAATCTATCAAACATGACCACTTCCAATGCAATCAGGACCCTTTCCAACTTCTCCAATGAACGTTTGATCACTATTGACGGACGAAAAATAAAGATCATTGATGAGGAAAAGTTGAAAAAGATCAGTAAAATAGGCTAA